One genomic segment of Alosa sapidissima isolate fAloSap1 chromosome 13, fAloSap1.pri, whole genome shotgun sequence includes these proteins:
- the znf462 gene encoding zinc finger protein 462 isoform X3: MEVLQCDGCDFRAESYDELKTHIQDVHTAFLKPAEVVDGTQDLSRSASLNSLSHAEDEEEDFSTETDDAGLHSMDKDVDQCSNSKSKLCSQPANPPSKSSSPFFQCKFCVRYFRSESLLIEHTRKIHGTVGAASETTGNSQTVKQTNYNVHMHEVFGKIFSCQYCTFKFTSRARLNKHQKKYHEDVLLDSPGSPTEEEADTEAVTMESESEDFDEEAPQDDEMRRILDLMYKCISKSSGNLTCEWCDYQTHRQELWYDHMAKKHCNMLKIMSSLQEDSGSSKSGSSSPRHTPTSKLMANNLNGNKDSALKKASGNAVVKAPPGISPFQYSQISAKVPNSTGSSILSERSTFVMSDMSNSAIDLDTSLLNDSRSSSEDELGDMDDPNYRDPLSAEDSTKLLLSEEDNKMLETKGIPFRRHLNRFQCPFCSFLTMHRRSISRHIENIHLSGKATVYKCDDCAFICTSPLKLESHKQNHIGSSSDWDTMDLTCESPDDENESIDPLNGESAGSKINGKKSSPGNEVNEQNLHHCTLCNFSTMTLKGLRVHQQHKHSYCDNIADSTEGSMNEQQDTDSETNSSANFVQKTQTSIWGNASKKHLVGKTARKSINDQPLDLSPVKKRTRIDEIANNLQSKISQTQQQEDMVINLEELGDDEDEEKQSDFHMDKEKDVHNHSYLYNTNNLYQIESKEVKEECRSGRDSGEVKEERRSGKRKRNLQAKGSVRNIPVRVTVSEDEDNENNFSASVDKNLQIQNTQDGQNTFQETVEYTEEPGNLFYCKHCDYQNKSARSVSTHYQRMHPYIKFSFRYILDPEDQSAVFRCLECYIEYTNFNDLNQHYMEHHPGASNVLNLNQPNLIYMCRFCSYTSPNVRSLMPHYQRMHPTVKINNAMIFSSYMVDQPQKSAESQTLREILNSGPKSFTSSTPVSRSSSSPSLKTISKVSESTSDTETLKETIGGNVVVYDCDMCSFASPNMHSVLVHYQKKHPEQKASYFRIQKTMRVISVDRNQAPTYNLPNTPKSANMMPLGLDDEVYYCKHCVYSNRSVVGVLVHYQKRHPEIKVTAKYIKHAPPTPGLMKLMDELQIAPPKQFFKPSSNNGTDASSTKGSNEKGEAEMLFFCQHCDYGNRTVKGVLIHYQKKHKDVKANADLVRRHTAVVRSQRERAQLNQTAAPAGATTVSTSDKDTSQKLRSLKCRHCSYTSPYVYALRKHLKKDHPTVKATAITILNWGYQDGVLEAGYHCEWCIYSHVEPSGLLMHYQRRHPEHNVDYTYMASKLWAGPDACASQQGGNSDTKHYQCRDCAYEASSIWDITNHYQTVHPWAIKVDESVLLDIIKGNRTQEKMHSTQSKGHNPGMSNPFDCYQADHEEGTMDVSRPSQERQSHLSFTTTSISNNPYQCTVCLSEYNSLHGLLTHYGKKHPGMKVKAADFAHESDINPSSVYKCRHCPYVNSRIHGVLTHYQKRHPLVKVTAEDFADDIEQVKDLGIEGDEKCKTQRQGYGAYRCKMCPYTHGTLEKLKIHYEKYHNQPASDMFNPAVTQFSTNREEQVAECSATNVTDAQDVCDFDLSLSQFEKGEKHAVFRCQLCKYFCSTRKGIARHYRIKHNNVRAQPEGKNNVFKCALCSYTNPIRKGLAAHYQKRHDIDAYYTHCLAASKALTEKPNKVMVPLTSEADGAGMSEELKLAVERRKCSLCSFQAFSRKSIVSHYIKRHPGVFPKRQHSSKLGRYFTIIYPKEMDKSSAVEENESVEVKPEAEQERDLEWLPFKCLKCHKICFSSADLLCMHYNDYHSRDLRRDFITVANPEHGNSEFYQCAHCELKFLALTDLTNHLMDHNEETQKRAMRQERRKQLQNKQKVNEQIETKQEKLDATADKTPIGYRCNFCVEVHPTLRAICNHLRKHVQYGEAKEGQLKQDITEVSFPGAEDAIPNGNTEDSLPIDDAVSSEMDLSVADMASTGDVPIETGEKPMVVNAPVSVQEKERRTGGHPCAQCDRIFMSMQGLRSHERSHSAMALFSREDKYSCQYCQFVSPFRHNLDRHIQSHHGHHKPFRCKLCPFKSAYLSRLKSHLLKAHAGENPYKCLSCAFSTITISQLKEHSLRVHGEMLTLPKLRAGAALRSPRPTLSTDPMNLTQEGEEPGYLEPADVQQQLSHYQLASRNQSSCSPPAASGVVAESRPDSVLTCEFCEFSSGYMQSLRRHYRDRHGGKKLFKCKDCSFFTCYKSTFTIHVEAGHTSAPEEGPKDLRCPFCLYHTKYKSNMIDHVVLHRDILHPSCLSGSHMNK, from the exons ATGGAGGTGCTACAGTGCGATGGCTGTGATTTCCGAGCTGAGTCATATGATGAACTCAAGACACACATCCAGGATGTCCACACAGCCTTCTTGAAACCCGCTGAAGTTGTTGATGGTACACAGGATCTGTCAAGGTCTGCATCTCTGAACTCCCTCAGTCAtgcagaggatgaggaagaggacttCTCTACTGAGACTGATGATGCAG GCCTCCACTCCATGGACAAAGACGTGGACCAGTGTTCCAATTCCAAATCAAAGCTATGCAGTCAGCCAGCAAATCCCCCAAGTAAATCGTCCAGCCCCTTTTTCCAGTGCAAGTTTTGTGTCCGCTACTTCAGATCTGAATCCCTCCTAATTGAACACACCAGAAAAATTCATGGAACGGTTGGAGCGGCCTCAGAGACCACAGGAAACTCACAGACAGTCAAGCAGACAAACTACAATGTACACATGCATGAAGTCTTTGGGAAAATCTTTTCTTGCCAGTATTGTACATTCAAGTTTACTAGTAGGGCCAGACTGAATAAACATCAAAAGAAGTATCATGAAGATGTTTTGTTGGATTCTCCAGGGTCCCCTACTGAAGAGGAAGCTGACACTGAAGCTGTTACAATGGAATCAGAATCTGAGGACTTTGATGAGGAAGCACCACAGGATGATGAAATGCGCAGAATCTTAGACTTAATGTATAAATGTATCTCTAAGTCCAGTGGAAACTTAACATGTGAGTGGTGTGATTATCAGACCCATAGGCAAGAACTGTGGTATGATCACATGGCAAAAAAACATTGTAATATGCTAAAGATTATGTCATCACTTCAGGAGGATAGTGGATCTTCCAAATCAGGATCTTCATCCCCAAGACATACTCCAACATCTAAGCTGATGGCAAATAATTTAAATGGCAATAAAGATTCAGCATTAAAGAAAGCTTCTGGAAATGCAGTTGTGAAAGCCCCACCAGGGATATCACCTTTTCAGTATTCACAGATTTCAGCAAAAGTTCCCAACAGTACAGGCTCTTCCATTTTATCAGAAAGGTCAACCTTCGTCATGTCTGATATGTCAAATTCTGCCATAGACTTAGATACCAGTCTGCTCAACGATTCCAGAAGCAGCTCAGAAGATGAACTCGGTGACATGGATGATCCCAATTACAGAGACCCCTTGTCAGCTGAGGATTCCACTAAGCTGCTTCTGTCAGAGGAGGATAATAAAATGCTTGAAACAAAAGGGATCCCATTCAGACGGCACTTGAACAGGTTTCAGTGTCCTTTCTGTTCCTTTCTCACAATGCATCGACGGAGTATTTCTCGTCATATAGAGAACATACACTTGTCTGGCAAAGCAACAGTGTACAAATGTGATGACTGTGCGTTCATATGCACCAGTCCACTCAAGTTGGAAAGTCACAAGCAAAATCATATTGGTTCATCTTCAGACTGGGACACTATGGACTTAACATGTGAAAGCCCAGACGATGAAAATGAGTCAATAGATCCCTTGAATGGGGAAAGTGCAGGCTCAAAGATCAATGGCAAGAAATCAAGTCCTGGAAATGAGGTAAATGAGCAAAATCTTCATCACTGTACTCTCTGCAACTTCTCTACCATGACACTGAAAGGGCTGAGAGTGCATCAGCAACATAAGCATTCTTACTGTGACAATATAGCAGATAGCACCGAGGGTTCAATGAATGAGCAGCAAGACACAGACTCCGAAACAAATAGCTCAGCAAATTTTGTACAAAAAACTCAAACATCAATCTGGGGAAACGCCTCAAAAAAACACCTTGTTGGCAAAACTGCAAGGAAGTCTATTAATGACCAACCTTTGGACCTGTCCCCTGTTAAGAAACGTACAAGAATTGATGAAATTGCCAACAATCTCCAAAGCAAGATTAGTCAGACCCAACAGCAGGAGGATATGGTTATCAATTTAGAGGAACTtggtgatgatgaagatgaggagaAACAAAGTGATTTTCACATGGATAAGGAGAAAGATGTTCATAATCACAGCTACTTGTATAATACAAACAATTTGTATCAGATTGAATCAAAAGAGGTGAAAGAAGAGTGCAGATCAGGgagagactcaggagaggtGAAAGAAGAGCGCAGGTCAGGGAAAAGAAAACGAAACCTTCAGGCAAAAGGTTCTGTGAGAAACATTCCTGTTCGAGTAACTGTGTCTGAAGATGAGGACAATGAAAATAATTTCAGTGCCTCTGTTGACAAAAATCTTCAAATTCAAAACACTCAAGATGGTCAAAATACTTTCCAAGAGACTGTTGAGTACACAGAAGAACCTGGGAACCTTTTCTATTGTAAACACTGTGATTACCAAAACAAGTCTGCGCGTAGTGTCAGTACACACTACCAGAGAATGCATCCCTACATTAAATTTAGTTTTAGGTACATCCTTGACCCAGAGGATCAGAGTGCTGTCTTCCGTTGCCTGGAGTGTTACATTGAATACACCAACTTTAATGATCTGAACCAGCACTATATGGAACATCATCCAGGGGCCAGTAATGTTCTGAACTTAAACCAACCCAATCTCATCTATATGTGTCGCTTTTGTTCTTACACCAGTCCTAATGTGCGTAGCTTAATGCCCCACTACCAAAGAATGCATCCCACGGTGAAAATTAACAATGCCATGATTTTCTCCAGTTACATGGTTGATCAGCCTCAGAAAAGTGCTGAGTCTCAAACACTAAGGGAGATCTTAAATTCAGGACCCAAGAGCTTCACATCCTCAACACCAGTGTCACGGTCCTCATCGAGCCCTTCCCTCAAAACCATCTCTAAAGTATCAGAGTCTACATCAGATACTGAGACCCTCAAAGAGACCATAGGAGGAAATGTTGTTGTCTATGATTGTGATATGTGTTCCTTTGCCAGTCCCAACATGCACTCAGTCCTGGTGCACTACCAGAAGAAGCATCCAGAACAAAAGGCCTCCTATTTCCGTATTCAGAAAACCATGAGGGTGATCTCAGTTGATAGAAATCAGGCACCTACTTACAACCTTCCCAACACTCCAAAATCAGCAAACATGATGCCATTAGGCTTAGATGATGAAGTTTATTATTGCAAACACTGTGTATATAGCAACCGTTCTGTGGTTGGTGTACTTGTCCATTATCAGAAGAGGCATCCAGAAATAAAAGTAACAGCAAAATACATTAAACATGCACCTCCAACTCCTGGTCTCATGAAGCTCATGGATGAGTTACAGATTGCTCCCCCAAAGCAGTTCTTCAAACCATCTAGCAACAATGGGACAGATGCTTCATCAACCAAAGGAAGCAATGAAAAAGGCGAAGCAGAGATGTTGTTTTTTTGCCAACACTGCGACTATGGGAATCGTACAGTCAAAGGGGTGCTTATTCACTACCAAAAGAAGCACAAAGATGTGAAAGCTAATGCAGACTTGGTGCGCAGGCACACAGCTGTGGTACGCAGCCAGAGGGAGCGCGCCCAGCTGAACCAAACTGCTGCTCCAGCAGGAGCTACCACAGTCTCTACATCTGACAAGGACACATCACAAAAGTTGAGATCATTGAAGTGTAGGCATTGTTCTTATACATCTCCATATGTGTATGCTCTAcggaaacatttaaaaaaagatcatCCTACTGTCAAAGCAACAGCCATTACCATCCTCAATTGGGGTTATCAGGATGGTGTCCTTGAGGCTGGATATCACTGTGAATGGTGCATCTATTCCCATGTTGAACCAAGTGGGCTGCTTATGCATTACCAAAGACGACACCCTGAGCATAATGTGGACTATACCTATATGGCTAGCAAACTTTGGGCTGGTCCTGATGCTTGTGCCTCCCAACAAGGGGGAAACTCAGACACAAAGCACTATCAGTGCAGGGATTGTGCCTATGAGGCAAGTTCTATCTGGGACATAACCAACCATTACCAAACTGTGCATCCCTGGGCAATCAAAGTAGATGAGTCTGTGCTGCTGGACATAATCAAAGGTAATCGAACACAAGAAAAGATGCACTCAACTCAGTCAAAAGGACACAATCCTGGCATGTCAAATCCATTTGATTGTTACCAAGCAGATCATGAAGAAGGCACAATGGATGTGTCCAGACCATCTCAAGAGAGACAGTCCCACCTGTCTTTCACAACTACATCCATTTCAAACAACCCGTATCAATgcactgtatgtctgtctgaatACAACAGTCTTCATGGACTTTTGACACACTATGGCAAGAAACACCCAGGTATGAAAGTGAAAGCTGCTGACTTTGCTCATGAATCTGACATCAATCCCAGCTCAGTGTATAAGTGCAGACACTGTCCGTATGTAAACTCTCGAATCCATGGTGTTCTCACCCATTACCAAAAGAGACATCCTCTGGTTAAGGTCACTGCAGAAGATTTTGCTGATGACATAGAGCAAGTAAAGGATTTGGGAATCGAAGGTGATGAAAAGTGCAAAACGCAGAGGCAAGGTTATGGTGCCTACAGGTGCAAAATGTGTCCTTATACCCATGGCACGCTAGAGAAACTGAAAATACACTATGAAAAGTATCACAACCAACCGGCCTCAGACATGTTCAACCCTGCTGTGACTCAGTTTTCTACCAACAGAGAAGAACAAGTAGCAGAATGCAGTGCTACAAATGTCACAGATGCCCAAGATGTATGTGACTTTGATCTGAGCCTCTCTCAATTTGAAAAGGGAGAGAAGCATGCTGTTTTCAGGTGTCAGCTTTGTAAATACTTCTGCTCTACTAGAAAGGGGATAGCTCGTCACTACCGTATAAAGCACAACAATGTCAGGGCCCAGCCTGAAGGAAAGAACAATGTTTTCAAGTGTGCCCTCTGCTCATACACCAATCCCATCCGCAAAGGTTTAGCAGCCCATTATCAGAAACGTCATGATATCGATGCATATTACACACACTGTCTGGCAGCCTCCAAGGCCTTGACTGAGAAGCCCAATAAGGTGATGGTACCCTTGACTTCTGAAGCTGATGGGGCCGGAATGAGTGAAGAACTGAAACTTGCTGTGGAGCGAAGAAAGTGTTCCCTTTGTTCATTTCAGGCATTCAGTAGGAAAAGTATTGTCTCACACTACATCAAGCGCCACCCAGGTGTCTTCCCCAAGAGACAACACTCAAGCAAACTGGGACGATATTTCACCATTATCTACCCTAAAGAAATGGACAAATCCTCTGCTGTGGAGGAGAATGAGTCTGTTGAGGTCAAACCAGAAGCAGAGCAGGAAAGGGACCTTGAGTGGTTGcctttcaaatgtttaaaatgcCACAAGATATGCTTCAGCTCAGCCGATCTGCTTTGCATGCACTACAATGACTACCACAGCAGGGACCTCAGGCGTGATTTCATCACAGTTGCAAACCCTGAGCATGGGAACTCCGAATTCTATCAGTGTGCCCACTGTGAGCTCAAGTTCTTGGCCCTTACTGACCTCACAAACCATCTGATGGATCACAATGAGGAAACTCAGAAGCGAGCAATGAGACAAGAAAGAAGGAAGCAACTCCAGAACAAACAGAAGGTCAATGAGCAAATAGAAACCAAGCAAGAGAAG TTGGATGCCACTGCTGATAAAACCCCAATAGGCTATCGGTGTAATTTCTGTGTGGAGGTCCATCCCACCCTCAGAGCCATCTGCAACCACCTGCGAAAACATGTGCAGTATGGTGAGGCTAAAGAAGGCCAGCTGAAG CAGGATATCACAGAAGTATCGTTTCCTGGTGCAGAGGATGCCATTCCCAATGGCAACACAGAGGACTCGTTGCCCATTGACGATGCTGTGTCTTCAGAGATGGACTTATCTGTGGCTGATATGGCCTCCACTGGAGATGTCCCCATAGAAACAGGGGAGAAGCCTATGGTTGTGAATGCACCTGTGTCTGTCCAGGAAAAGGAGAGACGGACAGGCGGTCACCCCTGCGCCCAGTGTGACCGTATCTTCATGTCTATGCAGGGTCTCCGGTCTCACGAGAGAAGTCACTCAGCCATGGCTCTCTTCTCTCGGGAGGACAAGTATAGCTGCCAGTACTGTCAATTTGTTTCTCCCTTTAGACACAA TTTGGATCGTCACATCCAGTCTCATCATGGCCATCACAAGCCTTTCCGGTGTAAACTCTGTCCCTTTAAGTCTGCTTATCTAAGCCGACTGAAGAGTCATCTGCTCAAAGCACATGCAG GTGAGAACCCTTACAAGTGCTTATCATGCGCCTTCTCCACCATAACCATCAGCCAGTTGAAGGAGCACTCTCTGAGGGTCCATGGAGAGATGCTAACACTCCCCAAACTTCGGGCAGGGGCAGCATTGCGCTCCCCACGGCCCACCTTGAGCACTGATCCCATGAATTTGACACAGGAAGGGGAAG AACCAGGCTACTTGGAACCTGCTGACGTTCAACAGCAACTCAGCCACTACCAGCTTGCTTCACGGAACCAATCctcctgtagcccccctgcagCTTCTGGTGTAGTAGCAGAGTCCCGTCCAGACAGCGTTCTCACCTGTGAGTTCTGCGAGTTCAGCTCTGGCTACATGCAGAGTCTACGTCGGCACTACCGTGATCGCCATGGGGGAAAGAAGCTCTTCAAGTGCAAGGACTGCTCTTTCTTCACCTGCTACAA GTCAACCTTCACCATTCATGTGGAGGCTGGCCATACCAGTGCCCCTGAAGAGGGGCCAAAAGATTTGCGGTGCCCATTCTGCCTCTACCACACCAAATACAAAAGCAATATGATAGACCATGTTGTCCTGCACAGAG ATATCTTGCACCCTTCATGCTTATCTGGCAGCCACATGAACAAGTGA